One segment of Danio aesculapii chromosome 3, fDanAes4.1, whole genome shotgun sequence DNA contains the following:
- the cygb1 gene encoding cytoglobin-1, which yields MERDGGVQLTQSPDSLTEDDVCVIQDTWKPVYAERDNAGVAVLVRFFTNFPSAKQYFEHFRELQDPAEMQQNAQLKKHGQRVLNALNTLVENLRDADKINTIFNQMGKSHALRHKVDPVYFKILAGVILEVLVEAFPQCFSPAEVQSSWSKLMGILYWQMNRVYAEVGWENSKK from the exons ATGGAGCGAGACGGAGGAGTGCAGCTCACACAGAGTCCTGACTCTCTGACGGAGGACGATGTGTGTGTGATCCAGGACACATGGAAGCCCGTCTACGCGGAGCGAGATAACGCTGGAGTGGCTGTGCTGGTCAg GTTTTTCACGAACTTCCCGTCGGCGAAGCAGTATTTCGAGCATTTCCGTGAGCTGCAGGACCCGGCGGAGATGCAGCAGAACGCGCAGCTGAAGAAACACGGCCAGCGAGTTTTGAACGCCCTCAACACACTGGTGGAAAACCTGCGCGACGCTGACAAAATCAACACCATCTTCAACCAGATGGGGAAATCACATGCGCTGCGCCACAAGGTGGACCCCGTTTATTTCAAA ATTCTGGCCGGAGTGATCCTGGAGGTGCTGGTGGAGGCCTTCCCACAATGCTTCAGTCCAGCAGAAGTGCAGAGCTCCTGGTCTAAGCTGATGGGGATCCTGTACTGGCAGATGAACCGTGTGTATGCTGAGGTTGGCTGGGAGAACagcaaaaagtga